Proteins encoded in a region of the Limnothrix sp. FACHB-406 genome:
- a CDS encoding GNAT family N-acetyltransferase translates to MPAFLPQNADLVLRGAQYRDLDAIAQLAADSADFDGLGSPLETAGVDWPRLRTWYGLSALMEMLAPSQRRLRASVAERDRRVCGAIAVMPVNRSRSTWRVKQVAVMPECRSQGIGSELLRYCFETIWEARTWMLEVNVHGKDALALYRQNGFQPIAQLTYWSIPPAALTALAEREPDLPNLMPVGNADAPLLYQLDTAAMPPHVRQTFDLRVDDFKADWLAALADTRQRMDGLETTMGYVFEPQRKAAIGYFQVRSHRYAALPHRAELTVHPAYTWLYPELMAQMARITRSLNPDLPLLLASADYQPEREAYLESIGAERFEHSLLLSRSVWHKLRETRSISLDALQEMLNGWQPAKPMTGGGRVYWSSAWDGPTFDPPEDPPENPETPEPPAQP, encoded by the coding sequence ATGCCTGCTTTTTTGCCTCAAAATGCCGATCTTGTCCTGCGAGGGGCCCAATATCGCGATTTGGATGCGATCGCCCAGCTTGCGGCGGACTCAGCGGACTTTGACGGGCTAGGAAGCCCCCTGGAAACGGCAGGGGTGGATTGGCCGCGGCTGCGCACTTGGTATGGCTTATCGGCACTGATGGAGATGCTGGCCCCCAGCCAGCGACGGTTACGGGCCAGCGTGGCCGAGCGCGATCGGCGGGTTTGCGGGGCGATCGCAGTGATGCCCGTGAATCGATCGCGCAGCACTTGGCGTGTGAAGCAGGTGGCTGTGATGCCGGAATGTCGCAGCCAGGGCATCGGCTCCGAGCTGTTGCGCTACTGCTTTGAAACCATTTGGGAAGCACGCACCTGGATGCTGGAGGTGAATGTGCATGGCAAAGATGCCCTGGCGCTCTATCGCCAAAACGGATTCCAGCCGATCGCCCAGTTAACCTATTGGTCTATTCCGCCGGCCGCCCTCACAGCCCTGGCGGAGCGGGAACCGGACTTGCCCAACCTGATGCCGGTGGGGAATGCCGATGCGCCCTTGCTGTATCAACTGGATACGGCGGCCATGCCCCCCCATGTGCGCCAGACCTTTGATTTGCGCGTGGATGACTTCAAGGCGGATTGGTTGGCGGCCCTGGCGGACACCCGGCAGCGGATGGATGGGCTGGAAACCACGATGGGTTATGTGTTTGAACCCCAACGGAAGGCCGCGATCGGCTATTTCCAAGTGCGATCGCACCGATATGCAGCGCTGCCCCACCGGGCGGAGTTAACCGTGCATCCGGCCTATACCTGGCTCTATCCCGAGTTGATGGCCCAAATGGCGCGGATTACCCGATCGCTCAATCCCGATTTGCCCCTCTTGCTGGCTTCTGCGGACTACCAGCCGGAGCGGGAAGCCTATCTGGAAAGTATTGGGGCCGAGCGATTTGAGCATTCCTTGCTGCTGTCGCGATCGGTTTGGCACAAGCTGCGGGAGACTCGATCGATCTCTTTGGATGCTCTGCAAGAGATGCTGAACGGCTGGCAACCGGCCAAACCAATGACCGGCGGCGGTCGGGTCTATTGGTCGAGTGCTTGGGATGGGCCCACCTTTGACCCGCCGGAAGATCCCCCGGAGAATCCCGAAACGCCGGAGCCACCCGCCCAACCTTGA
- a CDS encoding S-layer homology domain-containing protein — translation MLNRNRWKAAAALLMTFGMNVTTITPMLVAPLAAPAPAVAQTISFPDVPANHWASDYIRALVSQNILAGFPDGTFRPDAPVTRAEFSAMLRKVYQRGSIRSAINFVDVPSSHWAYDAIRRAYEMGFVSGYPDGIFLPEQNIPREQVLVALANGLNYQAAAPTEQVLGNFADSGAISNFARGPIAAATEKRMVVNYPNVSYLNPGRNATRAEVAAFLYQALTSEGRVAALSSPYIANAQTVATNYRIAAGTSLPVSYMKEKILLMPDETLPVTFNVRNNITTTTGQVLIPAGSQVKGNLRPAGDKATQFVAQEIVMPDGSTRSLKATSSVITTTETVRKGADLGRLLKNTAIGTAAAAAISAVTGDRAIATEELLIGAGGGALLSLIERFLGRNSIDVLVVQPETNLNLTLTDDFVVAAR, via the coding sequence ATGCTGAATCGCAATCGCTGGAAAGCCGCCGCCGCTCTGTTGATGACCTTCGGAATGAACGTCACCACCATCACCCCGATGCTGGTTGCCCCTCTGGCTGCCCCTGCTCCGGCCGTGGCCCAAACCATTTCATTCCCTGATGTACCTGCCAATCATTGGGCCAGTGATTACATCCGCGCGCTGGTTTCTCAAAACATTTTGGCGGGTTTTCCCGATGGCACTTTTCGCCCCGATGCACCGGTCACGCGGGCAGAATTTTCAGCCATGTTACGCAAGGTTTATCAACGGGGCAGCATCCGCAGCGCGATCAATTTTGTAGATGTGCCCAGCAGCCATTGGGCCTATGATGCCATTCGCCGCGCCTATGAAATGGGCTTTGTTTCTGGTTATCCCGATGGCATCTTTTTGCCGGAACAAAACATTCCGCGTGAGCAGGTTTTGGTGGCGTTGGCAAATGGTTTGAACTATCAAGCAGCGGCTCCCACGGAACAGGTTTTAGGCAACTTTGCGGATAGTGGGGCCATTTCCAATTTTGCCCGCGGCCCGATCGCGGCAGCCACTGAAAAACGGATGGTGGTGAACTATCCGAACGTCAGCTATTTGAACCCTGGACGCAATGCCACCCGAGCGGAAGTGGCGGCTTTTCTCTACCAAGCCTTGACCAGTGAAGGGCGAGTGGCGGCTCTGAGTTCGCCTTATATTGCCAATGCTCAAACCGTGGCCACCAACTATCGGATTGCGGCGGGCACATCCCTGCCTGTGAGCTACATGAAGGAAAAAATCCTGCTGATGCCGGATGAAACCTTGCCGGTGACTTTTAATGTGCGCAACAACATCACCACCACCACGGGCCAGGTGTTGATTCCGGCGGGCAGCCAAGTGAAGGGAAATCTGCGGCCGGCCGGCGACAAGGCGACACAGTTTGTGGCGCAGGAAATTGTGATGCCCGATGGTTCAACGCGCTCCCTGAAGGCCACGTCCAGTGTGATTACAACGACGGAAACGGTGCGCAAGGGGGCTGATTTGGGTCGGTTGCTGAAGAATACGGCGATCGGGACGGCGGCGGCGGCGGCCATCTCGGCGGTGACGGGCGATCGGGCGATCGCCACGGAAGAGTTGCTGATCGGTGCGGGTGGCGGTGCGCTCTTGAGCCTAATCGAGCGGTTCTTGGGTCGCAACAGCATCGATGTGCTGGTGGTGCAACCGGAAACGAATCTGAACCTGACCCTCACGGATGATTTTGTGGTGGCGGCTCGCTAG
- a CDS encoding M1 family metallopeptidase, protein MSRNRFLEAFWGLSADEARSFQLPGAKPHYLPDRPVRTQHVALDLVLDIPNCQVTGTCSIDLLPVQDGVDRLELDAVAMQIQGVRVGKTAQKFEYDGKKLAITLAEPTQRNHLFKLVIDYQLDRPQRGIYFVQPTADYPNKNVQVWTQGEDEDSRFWFPCFDFPGQLCTSEMQVQVPSGLLVLSNGELINQTTKGKTTTYHWHQKQPHPVYLFTLAVGDFAEIKDEWRGRPVSYYTAQNRASEAQRTMGKTPAMMDFLSEKFDYDYPYSKYGQACMEDFIFGGMENTSMTLLTDRCLLDERAAIDNRNSEALVVHELAHQWFGDLLVIKHWSHAWLKEGMATYSETLWTEHEYGSEEAAYYRLGDQRAYLGEDRRRYRRPMVTHVYREPIELYDCHTYEKGGCVYHMLHQELGDDLFWKSIQTFVKNHAFGAIETIDLLRAIEQTTGRNLLFLFDQYVFRGGHPDFKVAYSWDGENNIAKLTVIQTQAKEGDLETLFNLKIPVAFATLSYEAASPTPKSKKSKKASAPAPKVTFKTVKLAIHDREQTFYFPLEQKPDFVSFDPGNHWLKTVELDYPLPELKAQLQFDPDPIARVFAAKAIAQKGTLEALNALAQSLTRDRFWGVRAEVADNLATIGLDGVLAALKPGLKDSDPRVRRSVIQAIASLKTEAAYSVLEPIAKKGDASYSTESAALAAIGSIASAQPALADRAITLLKSALKKRSGWNEVVRSGAISGLSALKTSAAALELILETSQPGIPQALRLAAIRALGAVANGQEAPAVDRVLNGLQTYARESFFLTQVAVVAALGQLETTKAIGILQGLASQSPDGRVRRMAEEAVKRVQHNAGSDRALDQVRQELDQLKKDNQTLRSRLEDLEAKSKPQPAS, encoded by the coding sequence ATGTCGCGGAATCGGTTTTTGGAAGCATTTTGGGGTTTGAGTGCAGATGAAGCGCGATCGTTTCAACTTCCCGGAGCCAAGCCCCACTATCTCCCCGATCGCCCGGTGCGCACGCAACATGTGGCCCTTGATTTGGTGTTGGATATTCCCAATTGCCAGGTCACGGGAACTTGCTCGATCGACCTGTTGCCCGTACAAGATGGAGTCGATCGCCTGGAATTAGATGCGGTGGCGATGCAAATTCAAGGGGTACGAGTGGGCAAAACCGCCCAAAAATTTGAGTATGACGGCAAAAAATTAGCTATTACCCTTGCGGAACCAACCCAGCGCAATCACCTCTTTAAATTAGTCATTGACTATCAATTAGATCGTCCCCAACGAGGCATTTATTTTGTGCAGCCCACGGCGGACTATCCCAATAAAAATGTGCAGGTTTGGACTCAAGGCGAGGACGAAGATTCTCGGTTTTGGTTTCCCTGCTTTGATTTTCCAGGGCAACTCTGCACCTCCGAAATGCAAGTGCAAGTGCCCAGTGGTTTGCTGGTGCTCTCAAATGGAGAGCTGATTAATCAGACCACTAAGGGCAAAACCACCACTTACCATTGGCATCAAAAACAGCCTCATCCGGTTTATCTGTTTACCCTGGCTGTGGGAGATTTCGCAGAGATTAAGGATGAGTGGCGCGGCCGACCTGTGAGCTATTACACCGCTCAGAATCGGGCTTCGGAAGCCCAGCGCACCATGGGCAAAACGCCCGCGATGATGGATTTTCTCAGCGAAAAATTTGACTATGACTATCCCTATAGCAAGTATGGACAAGCTTGCATGGAGGATTTCATTTTCGGGGGTATGGAAAACACCTCCATGACCCTGTTAACCGATCGCTGTTTGTTAGATGAACGAGCGGCGATCGATAATCGCAATTCCGAAGCTTTGGTGGTTCATGAGCTGGCTCACCAGTGGTTTGGTGATTTGCTGGTCATTAAGCATTGGTCTCATGCTTGGCTGAAAGAAGGCATGGCTACCTATTCCGAAACCCTCTGGACTGAGCATGAATATGGATCGGAGGAAGCGGCCTATTATCGCCTGGGTGATCAACGGGCCTATTTAGGGGAAGATCGGCGGCGCTACCGGCGGCCCATGGTGACCCATGTTTATCGCGAGCCGATCGAACTTTATGATTGCCATACCTATGAAAAGGGCGGCTGTGTTTATCACATGCTGCATCAGGAATTGGGCGATGATTTGTTTTGGAAATCAATTCAAACATTTGTCAAAAATCATGCCTTTGGTGCCATCGAAACGATCGACCTCTTGCGAGCCATTGAACAGACAACGGGTCGCAATTTGTTGTTTCTGTTTGATCAGTATGTGTTTCGAGGAGGCCATCCTGATTTCAAGGTTGCCTATAGCTGGGATGGGGAAAATAACATTGCAAAATTGACCGTGATTCAAACCCAAGCTAAGGAAGGGGATTTGGAGACGCTGTTTAATTTAAAAATTCCGGTGGCCTTTGCAACCCTCAGCTATGAAGCAGCCAGCCCCACTCCGAAATCGAAAAAGTCAAAAAAAGCGTCAGCCCCCGCCCCCAAGGTCACATTCAAAACCGTGAAGCTGGCCATTCACGATCGGGAACAAACCTTCTATTTCCCCTTGGAGCAAAAACCAGATTTCGTCAGTTTTGATCCGGGGAATCATTGGCTCAAAACGGTGGAGCTAGATTATCCGCTGCCGGAATTGAAAGCCCAATTGCAGTTTGATCCTGACCCGATCGCCCGGGTGTTTGCGGCTAAAGCGATCGCCCAAAAAGGCACGCTGGAGGCCTTGAATGCTTTGGCCCAATCCCTGACCCGCGATCGCTTCTGGGGGGTGCGTGCCGAGGTGGCCGATAACCTGGCCACCATTGGCTTGGACGGGGTGTTGGCGGCCCTGAAGCCAGGGCTGAAGGATTCGGATCCCCGCGTGCGTCGATCGGTAATTCAGGCCATTGCTTCCCTCAAAACCGAGGCGGCTTATTCGGTGCTGGAGCCGATCGCCAAAAAGGGTGATGCCAGCTATTCCACCGAGTCGGCGGCCTTGGCGGCCATCGGGTCGATCGCGTCTGCCCAACCGGCCTTGGCCGATCGGGCGATTACGCTGCTCAAATCTGCCCTGAAAAAGCGATCGGGCTGGAATGAAGTAGTCCGATCAGGGGCCATCAGTGGCCTGAGCGCCCTCAAAACCTCCGCCGCCGCCCTGGAACTGATTTTGGAAACCAGCCAACCGGGCATTCCCCAGGCCCTGCGCTTGGCGGCCATTCGGGCCCTGGGCGCAGTGGCCAACGGTCAAGAAGCCCCAGCGGTCGATCGGGTTTTGAATGGGCTGCAAACCTACGCCCGCGAGAGCTTTTTCCTAACCCAAGTGGCGGTGGTGGCGGCCTTGGGACAACTGGAAACCACCAAGGCGATCGGGATTTTGCAAGGGTTGGCCAGCCAGTCGCCCGATGGCCGCGTGCGTCGGATGGCAGAAGAAGCCGTGAAGCGAGTGCAGCACAATGCGGGTTCCGATCGCGCCTTGGATCAGGTACGCCAAGAGTTAGATCAACTGAAAAAAGACAACCAAACCCTGCGATCGCGCCTGGAAGATTTGGAAGCCAAATCGAAACCGCAACCCGCAAGCTAA
- a CDS encoding histone deacetylase, which produces MSFATYLHLQSFNLSKPLNDITFGRYSLPYYQQVCQALAQSCSQYQSLPLRKAQLADYASVHSQAYLKKLILKALDRPLDQASLALPAIGSDCQGLEYAIPGYLYGLGGMLEALDWMKQGILQRAYCFSMVGHHAHREWGHGYCLLNPLAAAVRYAQLNGFAKVIVIDWDIHHGDGTQEIFSHDSSVYCISIHSTVDIYMAKASGLQWGTTEQADRVGHCNIPIIPKNFPRTALAEDGLGGEFYEGKESIKVFQERLSHLPWKPDLITIFSGYDSHRKDCGEDTTNWTNEDFVQLTEITLRVAHHFNCPVLSCHGGGYRLPTTVSAASDHISTLAKYLI; this is translated from the coding sequence ATGAGCTTTGCAACCTATCTTCATCTTCAATCGTTCAACCTTTCCAAGCCACTCAACGATATTACATTCGGCAGATACTCATTGCCCTATTATCAGCAAGTTTGCCAAGCCCTTGCTCAAAGCTGTTCACAATATCAGTCCTTGCCCCTTAGAAAAGCTCAGTTAGCAGACTATGCCAGTGTTCATAGTCAAGCCTATCTGAAAAAGCTAATTCTGAAAGCGCTTGATCGCCCATTGGATCAGGCCAGCCTTGCGCTGCCAGCTATTGGTTCTGACTGTCAGGGACTTGAGTATGCGATTCCAGGCTATCTATATGGCTTGGGCGGTATGCTAGAGGCCCTTGATTGGATGAAACAGGGCATTCTTCAGCGAGCTTATTGCTTTAGTATGGTTGGTCATCATGCCCATCGTGAATGGGGTCATGGATATTGTTTACTTAATCCTTTAGCGGCAGCAGTACGTTATGCCCAACTGAATGGTTTCGCCAAGGTCATTGTCATTGATTGGGACATTCATCATGGTGATGGCACTCAAGAAATTTTCAGCCATGATTCATCTGTTTATTGTATTAGTATTCATAGCACTGTAGATATTTACATGGCCAAGGCTTCTGGTCTTCAGTGGGGAACTACAGAACAAGCTGATCGCGTGGGTCATTGCAATATTCCAATTATTCCCAAGAATTTTCCGCGCACTGCGCTTGCAGAAGACGGTTTAGGTGGTGAATTTTATGAGGGCAAGGAAAGTATTAAGGTATTTCAAGAACGGTTAAGTCATTTACCATGGAAACCTGATTTGATCACTATTTTCTCAGGATATGACTCTCATCGAAAAGACTGTGGAGAAGATACAACCAACTGGACTAATGAAGACTTTGTACAATTGACTGAGATCACCTTACGAGTTGCCCACCATTTTAATTGTCCGGTGCTATCTTGTCATGGTGGAGGATATCGATTACCGACTACAGTATCGGCAGCTAGTGATCATATAAGCACTCTAGCCAAGTATTTAATTTAG
- a CDS encoding cupin domain-containing protein, producing the protein MTDSKIAASINNLFQNLPIELPEEIFETILQTPEIKIERILSKGHRSEPEFWYDQAQSEWVLVLQGRAHLELPEGKVELKPGDYFNIPAHQKHRVAWTDPDVETIWLAIFY; encoded by the coding sequence ATGACAGATTCTAAAATTGCTGCTTCTATCAATAATCTCTTTCAAAATCTCCCGATCGAGTTACCCGAAGAGATCTTTGAGACGATTTTGCAAACTCCCGAGATCAAAATTGAGCGAATTTTATCGAAGGGACATCGATCGGAACCCGAATTCTGGTACGACCAAGCGCAATCCGAATGGGTTTTGGTGCTTCAAGGTCGTGCCCATTTGGAACTACCGGAAGGCAAGGTTGAGCTAAAGCCTGGCGACTATTTCAATATTCCTGCCCACCAAAAACATCGGGTTGCTTGGACAGACCCGGATGTGGAAACCATTTGGCTGGCAATTTTTTATTGA
- a CDS encoding diguanylate cyclase has translation MLDSHQIIPAVRSLSLGEAGYLAATQALVISADKTIADMVQHLQGIHPSQIAESQLIVLVLPTAQGEKPIGVLTVSELAWAVATQRELATSALMSLARPPVTLPAQTNLQTAWDTFQAQKCAWLVLLEEQGVFAGVISRTALLEAVVERGGLTGQLSEPAPDSDYSPLICSQPVHGYWSAGLTHFLGQVGDGVAQVVNDGVWEWNLTTDRLVLSPRWKALLGYGPSELADEWATWEQRLIEEDRSTLNNLRQAVQVNQANCIQLIQRFEHRNQNIVHGLVRAVRHSAVNGEDILWGVLTDISELARTQQELADILDSSIDGIAALRTIRNGAGQIVDFLWTAVNASAEMVLGRSRNQLLNRQLLDQVPLVRQDGLFEAYVRVVETGQAFSRSLRITQVDGRDAWLQLTAVKLGDGLTLTFRDVTQTKQAEQVLQETNQQLERRIEELKFRNREMALLSEMIDFLQVCVTVEEAYTAVADLVQALFPGCSGALFTLESTRVALEAVATWGPDPIGETLFYPDDCWALRRGRIHWAEHKHTGLLCRHAHPLGSQAESLCLPMMAQSETLGLLYLCTPQHDSLSAPKQQLARTVAEQVALAISNLRLRETLQQQSIRDPLTGLYNRRYLEEALEQAVCRARRDRSPIGAIILDIDHFKQFNDTFGHDAGDLVLQEVAQFLQSRIRGSDIACRYGGEEMTLILPGATLEETVQRAEVMCQELKYLSLRHGGQTLGAITASFGVASFPQHAVTVATLLQAADAALYQAKWAGRDRVVVAQS, from the coding sequence GTGCTTGATTCTCACCAAATTATTCCCGCTGTCCGTTCCCTGTCCCTGGGCGAAGCTGGCTACCTTGCGGCAACGCAAGCGCTGGTGATTTCAGCGGACAAAACTATCGCAGACATGGTGCAGCATCTTCAGGGAATTCACCCATCGCAGATTGCTGAATCACAATTGATTGTGCTGGTGTTGCCGACGGCCCAGGGCGAGAAGCCGATCGGGGTGCTGACGGTGAGCGAGCTGGCCTGGGCCGTGGCGACCCAGCGGGAATTGGCCACCTCTGCCCTCATGAGCCTGGCTAGACCACCCGTGACCTTGCCCGCTCAGACCAATTTGCAAACCGCTTGGGACACGTTTCAGGCTCAAAAATGCGCCTGGTTAGTGTTGCTAGAGGAGCAGGGAGTTTTTGCGGGGGTCATTTCTCGTACGGCTTTGCTGGAAGCGGTGGTGGAACGGGGCGGCCTGACTGGTCAGTTGTCAGAACCAGCCCCAGACTCAGACTATTCCCCGCTAATTTGTTCGCAGCCAGTGCATGGCTACTGGTCTGCCGGCTTGACCCATTTCCTGGGACAAGTGGGCGATGGGGTTGCCCAAGTGGTGAACGATGGGGTTTGGGAATGGAACCTAACGACCGATCGCCTGGTGTTGTCGCCTCGGTGGAAGGCCCTGTTGGGCTATGGCCCCTCGGAGTTGGCCGATGAGTGGGCCACTTGGGAACAGCGGCTCATTGAGGAAGATCGATCGACCCTGAACAATCTGCGGCAGGCGGTGCAGGTGAACCAGGCCAACTGCATTCAACTGATTCAGCGGTTTGAGCACCGCAATCAAAACATTGTTCATGGCCTGGTGCGGGCGGTGCGCCACAGCGCAGTCAACGGGGAAGATATCCTTTGGGGAGTCCTGACGGACATTAGCGAATTGGCCCGCACCCAACAGGAACTGGCGGATATTCTCGACAGTTCGATCGATGGAATTGCTGCCCTGCGCACGATCCGCAACGGGGCCGGGCAGATTGTGGACTTTTTGTGGACGGCGGTGAACGCCTCGGCCGAAATGGTGCTGGGGCGATCGCGCAATCAACTGCTGAATCGACAACTGCTTGATCAAGTGCCCCTTGTGCGCCAAGACGGCCTCTTTGAAGCCTATGTGCGGGTGGTGGAAACTGGCCAAGCCTTCAGTCGATCGCTCCGAATCACCCAAGTTGACGGCCGCGATGCTTGGTTGCAACTCACGGCGGTGAAATTAGGCGACGGCCTGACCCTGACTTTTCGGGATGTGACCCAAACCAAGCAGGCCGAACAGGTGCTTCAGGAAACCAATCAACAACTGGAGCGACGCATTGAGGAGCTGAAGTTTCGCAACCGCGAAATGGCGCTGCTGAGTGAAATGATTGATTTCCTACAGGTTTGCGTGACCGTGGAGGAAGCCTACACCGCCGTGGCTGACCTGGTGCAAGCCCTGTTTCCCGGCTGTTCTGGGGCCCTGTTTACCCTGGAATCGACCCGCGTGGCCCTGGAGGCGGTGGCCACTTGGGGCCCTGACCCGATCGGGGAAACCCTGTTCTATCCCGATGATTGCTGGGCCCTGCGTCGTGGCCGCATCCATTGGGCCGAGCACAAACACACGGGGTTGCTCTGTCGCCATGCCCACCCCCTGGGATCCCAAGCGGAATCCCTTTGCTTGCCAATGATGGCCCAAAGCGAAACCCTCGGACTGCTGTATCTTTGCACCCCGCAGCACGATTCCCTTTCAGCTCCAAAACAACAGCTCGCCCGCACCGTGGCGGAGCAGGTGGCCTTGGCCATTTCCAACCTGCGATTGCGGGAAACCCTGCAACAACAAAGCATCCGCGACCCGCTCACCGGTCTCTATAACCGACGCTATTTAGAGGAAGCCCTGGAGCAAGCGGTTTGTCGGGCCCGGCGCGATCGCTCCCCGATCGGGGCGATCATTTTGGACATTGACCATTTCAAACAATTCAACGACACCTTTGGCCACGATGCCGGGGACTTGGTGTTGCAGGAAGTGGCGCAATTTCTGCAAAGTCGCATCCGAGGTTCCGATATCGCCTGTCGCTATGGTGGCGAGGAAATGACACTGATTTTGCCCGGAGCCACCCTCGAAGAAACGGTGCAACGGGCGGAGGTGATGTGCCAAGAGCTGAAGTATTTATCCTTGCGTCACGGTGGGCAAACCCTGGGGGCAATTACTGCCTCCTTTGGGGTGGCCAGTTTTCCGCAACATGCGGTTACCGTAGCCACCCTGTTGCAAGCGGCCGATGCCGCTCTCTATCAAGCGAAATGGGCCGGGCGCGATCGAGTTGTTGTGGCCCAAAGTTAA